In Bacteroidia bacterium, a single window of DNA contains:
- the ftsA gene encoding cell division protein FtsA — protein MNDKILVGLDFGTTKICAVVARKNIHGKIDVLGIGKSESRGAIERGSVVNIDKTTKAIRNAVDAARIQSAVDIQTVYVGIAGEHIRSFNNHGIITFPDSPHEITKEDVKRLYEDMFRVALQPGEQIIHVLPQEYEVDNHRNVMDPVGMSGVRLAGNFHIVVGKTSAVQNILRCVQRAGLHAENIFLEPIASSAAVLSEEEKEAGTVLIDIGGGTTDVVFYKDNVIRHTHIIPFGGNIITSDIREGCSIMQNQAEVLKVRFGSALPMTVKHNEIVTIPGLQGRPPKEISRYMLAEIISARLQEVITFIMRDLYENGFKKSDIVGGMVLTGGGSMLRDIKSLFEYTTGLDCRLGNPSQHLAGGLAEEASSPIYSTAIGLILEGFKLEESMEMEEQGQQETEESTPISHQKELNKIEKKRTKAWLSEIFSRTKEVITDSFKNTNIE, from the coding sequence ATAAAATCCTTGTTGGATTAGACTTTGGGACTACAAAAATTTGTGCCGTAGTAGCACGCAAAAACATACACGGCAAAATTGATGTTTTAGGTATAGGCAAATCTGAATCAAGGGGAGCTATAGAGCGTGGCTCTGTGGTCAATATTGATAAAACCACAAAAGCTATCCGAAATGCGGTAGATGCAGCAAGAATTCAATCTGCTGTAGATATTCAAACCGTGTATGTAGGTATAGCAGGTGAACATATTCGTAGTTTTAACAATCATGGTATCATTACTTTTCCTGATTCGCCCCATGAAATTACAAAAGAGGATGTCAAACGTTTGTATGAAGACATGTTCCGTGTGGCATTACAACCTGGCGAACAAATTATTCATGTACTACCCCAAGAATATGAAGTAGATAATCACCGCAATGTGATGGATCCTGTGGGCATGTCAGGAGTAAGATTAGCAGGTAACTTTCACATTGTAGTGGGTAAGACTTCTGCGGTACAAAATATACTTCGTTGTGTACAACGCGCGGGACTACACGCTGAAAATATCTTTTTAGAACCTATTGCTTCCAGCGCTGCGGTTCTTTCTGAGGAAGAAAAGGAAGCAGGCACAGTATTGATAGATATTGGCGGAGGAACCACAGATGTGGTCTTTTACAAAGACAATGTCATTCGTCATACTCATATTATCCCCTTTGGCGGAAATATCATTACTAGTGATATTCGCGAAGGCTGCTCTATTATGCAAAACCAAGCCGAAGTGTTAAAAGTGCGTTTCGGTTCTGCACTACCTATGACCGTAAAACACAATGAAATAGTTACTATCCCAGGCTTACAAGGTAGACCTCCCAAAGAAATTTCTCGCTATATGTTGGCAGAAATTATTAGTGCAAGACTGCAAGAAGTGATTACTTTCATAATGAGAGACTTATATGAAAATGGATTTAAGAAAAGCGACATTGTGGGCGGAATGGTACTAACAGGCGGAGGTTCAATGCTGCGCGATATCAAAAGCTTATTTGAGTATACCACAGGATTAGACTGCAGACTAGGCAACCCTTCTCAACACTTGGCTGGTGGACTAGCTGAAGAAGCTTCTAGTCCTATCTACTCTACAGCTATTGGACTGATTTTAGAGGGCTTCAAATTAGAGGAAAGTATGGAAATGGAAGAACAAGGACAGCAAGAAACCGAAGAATCTACTCCTATCTCACACCAAAAAGAACTCAACAAAATAGAAAAAAAACGTACCAAAGCTTGGCTTTCAGAGATATTTTCACGTACCAAAGAAGTTATCACAGACTCTTTCAAAAACACTAACATTGAATAA
- a CDS encoding DinB family protein, with amino-acid sequence MDKSTLQNWLQYHQWRVKKTCQNIEQIDNLRFLQTLKGSFASLSHLVGHVVSADSLWLARMNNQMEKFPKYEYFENTNTAIETWLQVTQQFIQKLQSLTEQELSGTFSYYTHSGKLITNTYSDALLHIFDHATYHIGQIAWIIRSFDVVPVSTNYIFYLREK; translated from the coding sequence ATGGACAAAAGTACCTTACAAAATTGGTTGCAATATCATCAATGGAGAGTAAAAAAAACGTGCCAAAATATAGAGCAAATAGATAACTTACGCTTTCTACAAACCCTTAAAGGAAGCTTTGCAAGCCTATCTCACTTGGTCGGACATGTAGTTAGTGCGGATAGCCTGTGGCTTGCCCGCATGAACAATCAAATGGAAAAATTCCCTAAATATGAGTATTTTGAAAACACAAACACGGCAATAGAAACTTGGCTACAAGTTACTCAACAGTTTATACAGAAATTACAAAGTTTAACTGAACAGGAACTTTCAGGTACATTCTCTTATTATACTCATAGTGGTAAGTTAATTACAAACACTTATTCAGATGCCCTGCTGCACATTTTTGACCATGCCACTTACCACATAGGGCAAATAGCTTGGATAATCAGGAGCTTTGATGTAGTACCTGTTTCTACGAATTACATTTTTTATTTAAGAGAAAAATAA